Within Sander vitreus isolate 19-12246 chromosome 23, sanVit1, whole genome shotgun sequence, the genomic segment CATAAATATATAGATGAAAGTAAGAGTGGGGGGGAACTATCACTTCTTTGCCCTCCTGTGTGGATTCAGCAGACATATTGACGGAGGAACAAATGAGTGTTTCTATTTCTTCTTCCTGTGGTCTGGGACCCTACAGCGCCTCCCGGAGGGCAGGAGTTGGTACTGCCCATGCAACACGTGGGGGGAGTCCTGGGAGATTCTGTCAGCCAGTCTGACGGTGTGCAGTACGTGGCTTTCAGTGAACGCGTTCTCCACTGataatagggtccaggttgaaaaaactaatttctaattattaatttaatatgactacatttcccagaaaTCCCAGGGCTCCTGTCTACCATGTGGCAGACGCTGGGCCAGGTCAACAGTCATCGCTCGGTCTCCACGGCAACAGGCAGGAGTGACAGTTACGCCGCATACCTGCATCAGCAGCACATAGCGGCCAATCAGGACGCAGACTTCAGCCCGCATGTGTTggtgcagcagctgcaggacgAGCTGAGTGCCGATACGTCCGAGTCCTGGGAGGACGGGGGGGCGCCGGGCCACACGGGGGAGGAGGCGCCACTCTGCAGCCAGACAGACATGGAGGAGCTGAGGAGGAGCTGCTCCGAGAGCCAGTGCACCGCCCACGCCAACGCACACGCCACCCGACAGGTGGGAACAACTCTCTCCACCTCACAAATACACGGATTCCTCGGCAACGTCATCACTGACGCAACCGGGGCATAAAAGAAGACGTGTGTGGTGTAgctagtagtagcagcagcataGCGTAAGTCAAAATGCAGAGGAGTTGTTGCTGGTTAATTGGACAAACAGAGCTAGTGGtgggtgcctgatgtttaacatacctagggtgattgatatatatatatatatatatatatctctatctatgagtgatatctacctgtcagggctggagtactcgagtccggaccatagacagttaaaggtccgAACTCGAGacaagtttagactgctagctaaagctaaaGTTGTAGGGCTAGGTCTCGAATTCATTATACAATGTTACCCAACAAGCATTAGCATAACGTACCACATTGTGTAAATATACCAATAGTTGGTGACCAGACTCCAACACTTCAGGGCACAGCGCGgcgcaaagcccaacgcaagtgtctttgctagttttagaccgacccagttgtcagtttcccgtccagtgcccacgtcgtttaaatagcaaatgcacctgcacccaccTGTGGCAGGtgcttacagggaggtgtgttcaggtgcattctgggcgttctggtcttacagggaggtgtgttcaggtgcattctgggcgttcTGGTctcacagggaggtgtgttcaggtgcattctgggcgtgctggtcttacagggaggtgtgttcaggtgcattctgggcgttcTGGTctcacagggaggtgtgttcaggtgcattctgggcgttctggtcttacagggaggtgtgttcaggtgcattctgggcgttcTGGTctcacagggaggtgtgttcaggtgcattctgggcgtgctggtcttacagggaggtgtgttcaggtgcattctgggagtattgctatcttgaggcagtgggaagtgatggcaccattgaccaacaaaaacctggtctaaagtcaataacgcagcatttcattgttattttaacagagcattagtaaaatgctcctaggctcgtgcacagcacgtgcacactatgcttgttacacacacagggacgcacagcagcacacacacacacacacacacacacacacacacacacacacacacacaggggacgcacagcagcacacacacacacacacacacacacacacacacacacacacacacacacacagggacgcacagcagcacacacacacacacacacacacacacacacacacacacacacacacacacacacacacacacacacacacacacacacacagggacgcacagcagcacacacacacacacacacaaacagggacacacagcagcacacacgcacaaggacgcacagcagcacacacacatacacacagggacgcacagcagcacacacacacacacacacacacacacacacacacacacacacacacacacacacacacacacacacacacacacacacacacacacacacacacacacacacacacacagggacgcacagcagcacccacacacacacacacacacaaacagggacacacagcagcacgcacgcacagggacgcacagcagcacacacacatacacacagggacgcacagcagcacacacacatacacacagggacgcacagcagcacacacacacacacacacacacaaaaacacacagggacgcacagcagcacacacacatacacacagggatgcgcagcacacacacacacacacacacacacacagggacacacagcaacacacacacacacacacacacacagggacgcacggcagcacacatacacacacacacacacacaaacgtgttatatatatatatatgtgtgtgtatatatatatacatatatatgtgtatatatatacacatatatatatatatatgtgtgtgtgtgtgtgtgtatatgtatatatatatatatataatgtgtttccggtgaaggtgtgtgtgtgtgtgtgtgtgtgtatatatatatatatatatatatagtgtgtatatatatatatttatgtgtgtatatatatatatatatttaatgtgtttcaggtggaggtgtgtatgtatatatatatatatatatatatatatatatatatatatatatatatatatatatatttaatgtgtttcaggtggaggtgtgtgtgtgtgtgtatatatatatatatatatatatatatatatatatatatatatatatatatatatatctatatttaatgtgtttcaggtggaggtgtgtgtgtgtatatatatatatatatatatatatttaatgtgtttCAGGTGGAGGTGTACCCAGGCTCTGGGGTTCTGTGTGATGTCCGCTCTTGGCAGGCAGCCAATCAGGCGCCGTCTCCCACGGCGATGGCTCGGCTGTTGCTGCTGGGTGTGTTCGATATGAACACCCTGATGAGCAGCAACCTGCGGGGGGGGCGGAGCCGGCGGCCCGCCTTCCACCCTCAACGCAACGCTCTGGACCCACACAAGATCAACGCCATCTTCAGTACATTATAATCTAAAATATCACATCTAACCCTCATCTAACccttcattatatcttttaacgGGACAACACTGGAGAAATGAGCCTTTGTTCCAATGTAAAGTAtgaaggttacagcttgtataacagagtaaatgtgCTGAATgtcttcaccatacccccccatcatcacagacccttcaccataccccccccatcatcacagacccttcaccatacccccccatcatcacagacccttcaccatacccccccatcatcacagacccttcaccataccccccccccatcatcacatacccttcaccataccccccccatcatcacagacccttcaccatacccccccatcatcacatacccttcaccatacccccccatcatcacagacccttcatcatacccccccatcatcacatacccttcaccataccccccatcatcacatacccttcaccataccccccatcatcacatacccttccccatacccccccatcatcacatacccttcaccataccccccatcatcacatacccttcaccataccccccatcatcacatacccttcaccatacccccccatcatcacatacccttcaccatacctagagattaacatggttgtatatcagttagtctaatagctggtttgatttgcattgagagatgattttatggaaagtaccccatgtcaatctctaggtatggtgaagggggggggggtatggtgaagggtatgtgatgatgtgggggtatggtgaagggtatgtgatgatgggggggtatggtgaagggggtGTAGTGACTTTAGTTGCcagggtttagacattaatggctgtgtgttgagttattttgagaggacagcacatttactctgttatacaagctgtaaccttcaTACTTTACATTGGAGCAAAGActcatttcttcagtgttgtcccattaaaagatataataaaatatttactaaaatgtgaggggtgtactcacttttgtgagatactttatatttataaataatgtgcccctctctctctgtctagaCGCCATCTTGGCTCGGTTTCCTCTTGCTAAGAGAGGCGTCATTGGCTCCGGCATCAACTCCAAACTGTCTGAGATCCGCTTCCACTCCCGCAGAGCCAATCGGGACGCCCCGTTCCTCTGACGCTCCGCCCCCCCTGTCAGCTGGACCAATCAGAGGGCTTCATCTAAACTCTGCTCAGTTTCAGCTTCACACAGAGACTCAAAACAAAGACACTTTTAAAGTCCAACTGTAGACGGACTCATTCAGACTGCAGTTAGCTGTGACTTGTATtcttattgtatttattgttatgATCTGTTCGTCTTCTGTGTTGTTCTCTGATTAGTTTCTAACTGTGAAGCTCACTGAGCTGCTTGTAATGTCTGCAAGGTGCTTTactaataaagttattattattaaatcaacaCAAAGAGACGTCGCCATGtcatgtgtctctctgtttctttttcgTTTTTCTGCAGATGTCGTTAGGGTCTGTTTGGAGGGGGGGAggtgtaaatgggtgaatttaTGGACCTGAGTTaaccctaaataaataaataaagtaaaatacattCACAATTCATTCAATGCTAAcccctgaaatcaccatcaccaaactacaccagactccatgtaaataatcaggacttttagcgtgtatagagccagcatatctccaccagactccatgtaaataatcaggacttttagcgtgtatagagccagcatatctccacatgtaaatgggtgaattaagggtttatttcaaccaaaccagagtggtgattgttggaacagaaagatgaaccaagacggcttttgatagtttgatttagtttctgtccactttgaatgaagtgtgttttacgattataaaaatcctgattatttacatggagtctggtggagatatgctggctctatacacgcaaaagtcctgattatttacatggagtctggtgtagtttggtgatggggatttcagggctgtttcatgttaaactaaaaggatcttcctctttaactaaaaggtctatctctgtagggatccatcccataatgttgtcagacatttagaataataatctgagtctgtcagctgcAACAACAGACCTTTTAGTGAGTCGTAGTTTTCATCCTGTTATAATAAAGTCACTTTAACGATCAATAAACTTCTCACAGCTTCACACTCTCCAGGAATGACAtcactcttctctttcttcctgtgtcgctgtgtgtgtgtgtgtgtgtgtgtgtgtgtgtgtgtgtgtgtgtccattcaGACTCTATTTGAATATGAATCAGCTGTCACCGGGCGGAAAAACACCCGACACAAAAGCCTCCCTCGCCTTGATATTCTGCtttaccccctctctctctctggctctggctctggctctctctctctctctctggctctggctctctctctctctctctctctctctctctctccctccctccctgtctccccccccccctgacTTCCTGAAACAAGGCCTCCTCCTTAATGAAGACAATCTGCCATTCTTCTGTCCTGAAAGACGCTCTGAGGACTGGCTGAGACTGCCAGGGACAGAGACAATGACACAAAGACTCTCCTTTCATACAACGCTGAGTTTTCTGTCcaggagcttttattttgaaagatcCAACCGCTGCAGGTTTCCTGTCTGGGCCGCAGTCCACTGGTTCAGCCCAACTGATGAACTGAACAGCGTACTGTCCCTTTAATTAAAGCTTGATTAGTCCGGTCTCACATCAGAAcctggaccagaaccagcccgACCTTTCCCAGGACCCCCCCCTCATCCATCACCCCCCTAACCCAAAGATAGGCATTAGGgtatgtataggtactgagcatgggcacccccctcactctgacatctctccattagtgcatgtataggtactgagcatgggtGTATAAGTATATATACACCGTATATCTTATACTATATGCTACTTGTGTTTTTCTCACACCATCAACTTGCCAGCTGTCTGATCTGGAATACTGCTGCTAAGCTCCAGATTTCATAATGATATGTCCATGGATGTATACACGGATTCCTCGGCAACGTCATCACTGACGCAACCGGGGGCATAAAAGAAGACGTGTGTGGTGTAgctagtagtagcagcagcataGCGTAAGTCAAAATGCAGAGGAGTTGTTGCTGGTTAATTGGACAAACAGAGCCAGTGGtgggtgcctgatgtttaacatacctagggagatagaaataaatatatatttatttatttacatacctagggggaagcatgcttttgccaaaaaccggcggaggttatggcttcaagccataagaagggcagattggggtcatatgcaagTCAGGCTCCCATTGGatcaatcagaaaagttgcagcttgttcagctagctagctagctagctgtctgtctgtctggagtACTCAAGTCCGGACCgtagacagttaaaggtccggactcgagacaagtttagactgctagctaaagctacgccgatgttttgctaacgttagcgcaacagcatTAGCatagcctgctaggtaaatattacgactgccttcggagtttcttatatctacgtccacgttgtcaacataagacctgtggcgttagtgctccttttgtaccatcattttattgaatgaaatattaagcttcgctcctccgagatgggtgggtttttgttacgttacacacaaagctaactggctatagttagcctgtacgtatgctaaCTGACATTAGCTAATGTTGCCGAGACAGCGGCAGTAGAGTTTtggcgagctaaccacgacagtgttgtcgccctctcgcccacaatcaacctctgcagctaaaaacagtcaacctgcagtgatgttttgaaatggagacacacatatcgtAACTTTTCCCcgaaatcctggccattattttaccaaccataggggtacactcagggggaaccctgctgctaacattggctattacattagcctaaaacgataattatagccatacatatatatatatatatatacacacatacatacatatacatatatatatatatatatatatatatatatatatatatatatatacatacatacatacatacatatatatatatatatacacacacacacacacatatacatatatatatatatatatatatatatatacatatatatatatacacacacacacacatatatatatatatacacacacacacacacatatatatatatatatatatatatatatatatatatatatatacacacacacacacacacacatatacatatatatatatatacacacacacacacatatatatatatatatatatatacacatatatatatatatacacacacacacacacatatatatatatatatatatatatatatatatacacatacatatatatacatatatatatatatatatatatatatatatatatatatatatatatgtagtgtgtgtatgtgtatatatatatatatatacacatacacacacatatatatacacacacacacacacatatatacatatatatatatatatatatatatatatatatatatatatatatatatatatatatatatatatatatatatcacagtaacactgcaaaattaaagacagacaaacagatccaactaaaatcacatttgattgagtcagcagttatatacTAACAATAAGGAAGCTTCAATACTTTGGTTGTTGCAGTAGTggaccagctcaccaatctggctttctgcctCCGGTACGCACAcgcaccctgtaatgtttgGAAACAGGAAACCCGTGTATATGGAGGTGTCATGGCATTTCATAATGATATGATCATGGATATATATGGAGATGTCATGGCCGTGCTATGCGTTGAAGCTCAAACGGCTGAAACAGCTCcataagaagaagaagcatGCTTCACAATGTCCGTCCTGTCGGAGCGAGATCTTCCTGTTTCTACCAGCTAGCCACGTCGCTGACGTCACATCCTTGACATCTACACAGTTCATTTCTCACCTAAAACGTTCTCAGAAGGgaatttaaagcgtaactctctcCAAAATGCAGCCTAGGGTCTTATAGTGAATGGACCTGAGtcaaactgtagtttaaaagtaGATTTAGGAGggaatcaccacttttaagatggaccgtattctggtttttgggtcaaatggccttttgaatgggagagcta encodes:
- the LOC144512155 gene encoding uncharacterized protein LOC144512155, producing MAERADSSGGNDSVTGPTVVKVEYGEPVPLHTPEVAEVHAAEVAELHFLRSQVRELQREKAELLAENHRLNNMLVHEIPGLLSTMWQTLGQVNSHRSVSTATGRSDSYAAYLHQQHIAANQDADFSPHVLVQQLQDELSADTSESWEDGGAPGHTGEEAPLCSQTDMEELRRSCSESQCTAHANAHATRQVEVYPGSGVLCDVRSWQAANQAPSPTAMARLLLLGVFDMNTLMSSNLRGGRSRRPAFHPQRNALDPHKINAIFNAILARFPLAKRGVIGSGINSKLSEIRFHSRRANRDAPFL